From Onychostoma macrolepis isolate SWU-2019 chromosome 19, ASM1243209v1, whole genome shotgun sequence, a single genomic window includes:
- the slc9a3.1 gene encoding sodium/hydrogen exchanger 3.1, producing the protein MASSVYLCLLRAVFLVCFVNPLIQALDANVLQNPHHELEENLTGLPIVTFKWHHVQTPYLVIIWVFVAGLAKLSVIELNHHVTGVIPESGLLIILGFILGGIVWGADKAQTFKLLPPTFFYYLLPQIILDASYFMPNKLFFSNLGAILIYAIFGTCWNAATVGLSLWGCYEAGAMGNLDIGLLQFLLFGSLIAAVDPVAVIAVFEEVHVNEVLFILVFGESLLNDGVTVVLYNVFDAFVALGGPKIDAAEIIKGIFSFVVVAFGGSFLGILFAILLSLLTRCTKHIQIIEAGFVFVVGYLAYLTAEMLSLSAILSITFCGICCQKYVNANMDEKSVTTVRHAMKVLANGSETMIFVFLGVTAIDTEIWVWNTGFILLTLLFVFIYRIIGVFLLTWMLNKFRLVPIEVIDQVVMSYGGLRGAVAYGLAAMLDEDKIPEKNLIISTTLIVVYFTVILQGITMKPLVQWLKVKRASHSDLKLIEKLNNRAFDHMLAAVEDICGRIGDNWWTRGWNRFEENYISWFLMKPKARKNRDYLFTVFHKLNLEDAVNYVSEGERQGSLAFIRSDEAANVDFKKQFGSEFTDVMPDIMVDMSNYELGIENFTVTSIVKDTIPSVSLDIHGQDRKNAVDDIRAHHLLQQHLYRSRKHHRHKYSRSHFSINQSEDEVQEIFQRTMRNRLESFKSAKMGVNPAKKITKHHKKELTHKMPNGHPDDTGHLYGDKVDSAMGSETGTISGTFMRDTYTVGAGIENPVFLPDMDSPTHSSLPWLMETEAVAPSQRAQRRLPWTPNRLRRLAPMRISTCSTDSFLMADLEEHEEQPQTDHEEIRPVFD; encoded by the exons ATGGCAAGCTCTGTTTATCTCTGCCTGCTGAGGGCAGTTTTCCTGGTGTGTTTTGTAAACCCTTTAATCCAAGCACTAGATGCAAACGTGCTCCAGAATCCTCATCATGAACTGGAAGAGAATCTCACTGGACTCCCAATTGTCACATTTAAATGGCATCACGTTCAGACCCCATACCTGGTGATAATTTGGGTATTTGTGGCTGGATTGGCGAAACTATCAG TGATTGAACTAAACCATCATGTCACCGGTGTGATCCCAGAGAGTGGTCTGCTCATCATCCTGGGCTTTATTTTGGGAGGAATCGTCTGGGGAGCAGACAAGGCGCAGACATTCAAATTGCTTCCTCCCACTTTCTTCTACTACTTGTTGCCCCAGATCATCTTGGATGCAAGTTACTTTATGCCCAACAAGCTATTTTTCAGCAACCTGGGTGCCATTCTCATTTACGCCATCTTCGGAACGTGCTGGAACGCAGCTACAGTGGGCCTCTCGCTCTGGGGCTGCTATGAGGCTGGAGCCATgg GTAACTTGGACATCGGTCTCCTGCAGTTTCTATTGTTTGGCAGTTTAATCGCCGCGGTGGATCCGGTGGCCGTGATTGCAGTGTTTGAAGAAGTGCATGTGAATGAGGTGCTCTTTATCCTGGTGTTTGGAGAGTCATTGCTCAATGATGGCGTCACAGTG GTGCTTTACAATGTATTTGATGCTTTTGTTGCTCTTGGAGGCCCAAAGATTGACGCTGCAGAGATTATTAAGGGCATAT TTTCATTTGTTGTGGTGGCATTTGGAGGCTCGTTTCTTGGCATTTTGTTTGCCATACTACTGTCCCTGCTGACCAGGTGCACCAAACACATTCAGATCATTGAAGCCGGCTTTGTCTTTGTGGTGGGCTACCTGGCTTACCTGACAGCAGAAATGCTCTCCCTCTCTGCAATACTTTC AATCACCTTCTGCGGTATATGCTGTCAGAAATATGTGAATGCCAACATGGATGAGAAATCAGTCACAACGGTTCGTCATGCCATGAAGGTGCTTGCGAATGGCTCTGAAACCATGATCTTCGTATTCTTGGGTGTTACAGCCATTGATACCGAGATCTGGGTTTGGAACACAGGTTTCATCCTCCTCACCCTCCTCTTCGTCTTTATATACAGGATCATAG GCGTTTTCTTGCTCACCTGGATGTTGAACAAGTTCAGATTGGTTCCCATCGAGGTCATTGACCAGGTTGTAATGAGCTACGGTGGCCTGCGGGGGGCAGTGGCGTATGGACTAGCAGCTATGTTAGACGAAGACAAGATCCCTGAGAAGAATCTGATCATTAGTACAACACTCATTGTGGTGTATTTCACTGTCATTCTTCAG GGAATCACAATGAAGCCGTTGGTTCAATGGCTCAAGGTCAAAAGAGCTTCTCACTCGGACTTGAAACTTATTGAGAAACTAAACAATAGG GCATTTGACCACATGCTAGCAGCAGTGGAGGACATTTGTGGACGGATAGGAGATAACTGGTGGACCAGAGG TTGGAACAGGTTTGAGGAAAATTATATCAGCTGGTTTTTGATGAAACCTAAGGCCAGAAAGAACAGAGACTACCTATTTACTGTCTTCCACAAACTCAATCTGGAGGATGCTGTTAACTACGTCAGTGAG GGTGAACGCCAAGGATCTCTGGCCTTCATTCGTAGTGATGAAGCAGCCAATGTAGATTTCAAAAAACAATTTGGTTCAGAATTTACAGATGTGATGCCTGATATAATGGTTGATATGTCAAATTACGAGCTTGGAATTGAAAACTTTACAGTAACCTCCATTGT AAAAGACACTATTCCCTCTGTATCTCTGGACATCCATGGGCAAGACAGGAAGAATGCGGTGgatgacatcagagcacatcATCTTCTACAGCAGCACCTGTACAGGAGCAGAAAGCAT CACCGTCACAAATACAGTCGCAGTCACTTCAGCATTAACCAGAGTGAGGACGAGGTGCAGGAGATTTTCCAGAGGACCATGAGGAACCGCCTCGAGTCCTTCAAATCAGCTAAGATGGGTGTCAACCCTGCCAAAAAGATCACAAAGCACCACAAGAAGGAACTAACACACAAG atgCCTAACGGACACCCAGACGACACAGGCCACCTATATGGAGATAAAG ttgACAGTGCTATGGGGAGTGAGACTGGTACTATCAGTGGTACTTTCATGAGAGACACATATACAGTGGGAG CTGGCATAGAGAATCCAGTATTCTTGCCAGATATGGACAGTCCCACTCACAGCAGCCTACCCTGGCTAATGGAGACTGAGGCTGTTGCACCTTCCCAGAGGGCTCAGCGGCGCCTGCCCTGGACACCCAACAGACTGCGGCGTCTTGCACCCATGAGGATCAGCACCTGCTCCACGGACTCCTTCCTGATGGCTGATCTGGAGGAACATGAGGAACAGCCCCAAACAGACCATGAAGAAAT ACGACCAGTCTTTGACTAG